Sequence from the Gemmatimonadaceae bacterium genome:
CGCCGGCGCGGCGCTCGGTGCCCAGGCGCCGCCGCCAGTGCGGCAGATCGGCCGCCTGGAGCACGTCACGACCGATTCGCTGGCCAGTATCGCGTCGGCGCTCGTGATGCCCGACGGCGGTGTGCTCGTGAACGATCGCATCGCCCATCGCGTGTTGCGGTACGATTCGACGCTTGCGCACGCGACCGTCGTTGCCGATACGACGGCCGCCACGGCGAACATCTACGGACAACGTCCGGCCAATCTGATCCATTATCGCGGCGATAGCGCGCTGTTGATCGATCAAACGTCGCTGTCGATGTTTGTGATCGGACCGCGCGGAGCGGTTGGACGAGTGATGGCCATTCCACGCGCCAACGACGCGCAAGCGATGATCGCCGCCGGCAGCGGCGTCGACGCGCGCGGACGGCTCATCTACTCCAACGCGCTGAGCCTGTTGCCCGGCATTCTCATGCTCGGCCGCGGGGATCTCATTCTCAAGGACCAGATGACGCGCTGGGCCGAGCGGACGGATTCGGCGCCGCTGCTCCGCGTCGATCCGCCGACGCGGCAACTGGACACGATTGCGTGGCTTCGAATACCAAAACTCGATCGTGAGCTGAAACTCGACGACGCGGGACACTTGACGTCGATCGTCAACGTGCCGGATCCGCTGCCGGTGGTCGATCATTCGATCGTGTTGCACGACGGTACCGTCGCGATCGTGCGCGGGCGCGACTATCACGTCGACTGGCTGGGCGTTGACGGAACATGGAGCTCCACGCCGAGGATGGCGTTCGATTGGCGGCGTCTGGACGACGCGCGCAAGCAGGCGTTGATCGACTCGACCGTCAAGAGCTGGCAGGCGCAGTACGATCGCGTCGTGAACGGTGGCGGACGGAGCGGTCGAGGCGGCGGCGACCTCGCGCCGATTGTCGCGGTCGCACCGCCGCTCTCGAGCGTGTTCGATTACGTGCCGCCGTTTCCGTCGCAAGCCGGTGGGCCAAACCTGATCAACTCCGGTCCGATCCTCAACGCGGACGCGGACGGCAATCTGTGGATTCGAACGACGAACGTCGTCGCCGGCCGGCCGGTGTTCGACGTCGTCAGCCGGCGCGGCGAAGTGATCGACCGAGTGCAGTTGCCGGCGTTTCGCAGCCTCGCGGGGTTCGGCCCCGGCGTGATTTACATGGCGGTGAAGGACTCCGCGGGAATCGTCCGGCTCGAGCGAGCGCGGATCAGGTGACCATGCGAAAACTCGCACGTATGGTGGTGAGCGGATTCGCGAGTGCCGCGTTGCTTGCGATCGAGGCCGGTGCGCAACGCCCCGCGGTTCGCCAGCTCGGGCGGCTCGAGCACGCGACGCATGATTCGCTCGCCAGCGCCGCGAACGCGCTGCAACTCCCTGGCGGCCGAGTGCTGGTGAACGACATCACCGGCCGCCGGTTGCTGCTGTTCGACTCGACGCTCGCTCATCCGATCGTCGTCGCCGATACGACGGGCGCGACATCCAACGCGTATGGTCGCGATGCCGGCACGCTCGTCCGCTATCGCGGCGACACGTCGATCTTCGTCGACATCGCATCGCTGTCGATGCTCGTCATCGATCCGTCGGGAAAGATCGTACGTGTGAAGGCGGTGCCGAATCCGGACGAGGCGCAATTTCTCATCGGGAGTGTGTTCGGTCTGCCGGGCTTCGACGCCGCGGGCCGATTGATTTATCACGGGCCTGCCGGGATGGAAGGCACGTTCATCCTGTGCTGCGTCGAGCGTCCCGCGCGCATGGGTGACGGATCGCAGCGCTCGCGGCCCGTGCCGAAGCCGGACAGTGGATTCCTGGTGCGTGTCGATCTCGAGACGCGCGCTTCCGATACACTGACAGCCATCAAGCTCGAATGGGAGAAGCAGCGCATTCGGCTCGACGAGCAAGGGTACGTGCAAGCGATCGAACGCGTGCGCATGCCGTACCCGTATGTCGATGCGTGGGCGGTGCTCATCGATGGTTCGCTCGCTGTCGTGCGTGGTCGAGACTACCACATCGACTGGCTCGGCACCGACGGCCGATGGAGCGCGTCGCCGAAGCTCACGTTCGACTGGCGTCGTGTGGATGACGCGCGCAAACTCGCCGTCATCGACTCGAGTGCAAGAGCCGAGCAGGCGATCGACGAGCGTCTCAATACCCGGTCGGCTGCGCGCCCCGGCGGTGGCGGCGGTGGGCGCGGCGGCGGTGGCGGAGGTGGCGGCGGTGCGCGGCCCGGACGCGGCGGCACTCCGATTCCCGAAGTGACCGCGCGCGCCGACGTATCGGACGTCCCCGACTACGAGCGCCCGTTCGAGGAAGGCGGCGCGATCGCTGACGCGGACGACCATCTCTGGATTCGCACGACCGCCATGGCGGACGGCCGGCCGGTGTATGACGTGGTCGATCGTCGCGGCGAGCTGGTCGATCGCGTGCAGTTGCCGGCATTTCGTACGATCGCGGGATTCGGTCCCGGTGTGGCGTACACGGCGGTCAAGGACCCGGCCGGTCTCGTCCATCTCGAGCGGATTCGTATCCACTAGGGCCTGATATGAGAATGCTCATTACAGCACTCGTCATGGCTCCCGCGCTAAGGGCGCAGATGCCCGCCGTTCGCCAGATCGGCCGCCTGGAACACATGACGACGGATTCGCTGGCCAGCGCCACCGGCGCGATTCCGCTGCCCGATGGCCGCGTCCTGGTGAACGATGCGCGTGGCCGGCGGCTCCTGGTCTTCGATTCGACGCTGTCGCACCCGATCGTCATTGCCGACACGACGGACGCCACGTTGGAGGCGTACAGCCGGCAGGTCGGCTCGTTGATTCACTTCCGCGGTGATTCGGCATTGTTCGTCGACGTCGGATCGCTGTCGATGATCGTCGTCCGCCCCGACGGCCGGCTGGGGCGCATCCTTGCCGTGCCGCACCCTGATGACGCGCAGCATCTGTTCCCGGTTTTTGGACTTCCCGGATTCGACGTGCACGGCCGTCTCGTCTATCACACCGCCGCTGGACCGGAAGGCATCGTCGTGCGGTGCTGTATTGGCACGTTGCGCGCGACGGACGCGAGCGGCCGCGCCATGACCGGCAAGCAGAAGATTCCAAAGCCGGACAGCGCGTTCCTGGTCGCGGTCGATCTCTCCGCGCGCCGCACGGACACGATCGCGGCGATCAAGATCGCATACACGCCACAGCGATTCGTGTTCGACAACGACGGATACAACACCGCGATCGAGCAGACGTACCGTCCGCTCCCCGTCGTCGACGCGTGGGCGGTGCTGAGCGATGGGACCGTCGCGATCGTCCGCGGGCGGGATTTTCACGTCGATTTCCTGGCGGCCGGCGGTCGCTGGACGTCTGCGCCGAAGCTGCCGTTCGATTGGCAGCGACTCGACGACGCGCGCAAGATGGCGATCATCGACTCGGCGACGAAGGAAGATCAAACGCGGAGGGACAGCCTGGCGCGCCGGCGTGCGACTCAGTCTGGGCCGGGACGCGGCGGCGGTGGACGCGGCGGCGGAGGGCGTAGTGGCGGCGTCGGCAGTGGGATGGGCGGCCAAGAAGTTCCAGGAATAATCGTCCGCGCCGAGATCCAGGACGTGCCCGATTACGTGCCGCCGTTCGGAGCGAACGCGGCGTTCGCCGACATGAACGACAACCTGTGGATTCGCACGTCGACGCTCGTCGGTGGTCGACCTGTGTACGACGTCGTGAATCGACGGGGCGAACTGATCGATCGGGTGCAATTGCCGAGCTTCCGCACGATTGCCGGGTTTGGCCGCGACGTCATCTACATGGCCGTGCAGGATCCGACCGGAGCCGTTCACCTCGAGCGTGCTCGCATCCATTAAGGGCAATATGAGATTGCTAATTCTTGTCATTGTGCTGACGGCATCGGCAGCGGACGCGCAGGCGCCGCCGCAAATTCGCCAGATCGGTGTGCTCGAGCACATGACGCCCACGTCTATGGTTCTCGCGAGCGTGACGAATGCGCTGGCGATGCCCGGCGGACGCGTGTTGATCAACGACACGCGCGGCCGGCGAGTGCTCCTGCTCGATTCGACGCTCTCGCGCGCCACCGTCGTCGCCGACTCGACGGATGCCACGGCGAACACCTACAGCTACAGCTGGTCGACGCTCGTGCGCTATCGTGGCGACACCGCGCTGCTCATGGTGCCATCCTCGCTGTCGATGTTCATCATCACGCCCGCCGGCGTTCTCGGGCGCATCATGGCGATGCCGCGTCCCGAAGAAGCGCCGATGCTCGCCGCGAGCTGGGGCGGCGTGTCCGCGTTCGATCCGCGCGGACGACTCGTGTACTTCGGCGGGCGCGGCGTGCTTGGCGGTGTTCTGACGCTGCGCACCGGCATGCCGCTGGTGGAGAACGGCAAGCTGACCGAGGTCGGCGCGATGCTCAATCACAACATGCCCGACTTCCTGCGGCCGGACGGTGTGCGGCTCGATTCGAGCGTCATCGTACGTGTCGATCCGCAGACGCGCGGGCTCGACACACTCGCGTGGCTTCACATTCCGAAATTCCGCAGGCAAATCAAGCTCGACGAAACCGGCTCGGCGAGCGCGATCGAGACGACGCCCGATCCGATGCCGATCATCGACCAGTGGATACTCCTGCGCGACGGGACGCTCGCCGTGGTGCGCGGCCGCGATTTTCACATCGATTGGCTCGATCCATCGGGCCACTGGTCGTCGTCGCCGAAAATTCCGTTCGACTGGCAGCACGTCGACGACGCACGCAAGCGGCAGTTGATCGACTCGGCGGTCGCGCAACGGCAAGACCAATATGAGCGTGTCGCCGGCGGCCGAGGCAGCGGTGCGGGTCGCGGCGGCGTCGCGGGTCGGTATCCGTCGCCGACGCCAAACATCGCCGTGCGGCCGGGGCTCGCTGAGGTGGCCGATTATGCTCCGGCGTTCGGCGAGCATTCGGTCGAGAGTGACGAGGACGGCAATCTCTGGATTCGCACGACGCAAATCGCGGACGGTCGCCCGGTGTACGACGTGGTGAATCGCCGCGGTGTGGTAATCGACCGCGTCCAATTGCCAAGGTTTCGCAGTGTGGCGGGGTTCGGGCCCGGTGTGATCTACATGGCGGTGATCGATCCCAACGGAGTGGTGCGGTTGGAGCGGGCGAGACTGCGCTAGCGCTGCGCCATTCGCCGCGCGTTGTTACTCCGTTGAAGCGGCGCGTTTCCGCGGCCTTCCACCTTTTTTTCCATTCGCTCGAGCAGCCGCAGCTTTCGCGTCCGACGTCGACCCACCCGCGACGCGAGCGAACTCACGCGCGGCGAGTCTTTGGCCGATCGCCTCGACGACCAGCGCCGGCACGCTGTAGTCGGCGTCAAGTGCCTCGAAATGCAGGATGTTGCCTTTACCGATCACTTCGATGTCCGCGATCTGTTCGGGCTCGGCCTCTCGAATCTCTCGGAGGCGGGCGATCGGCACGCCGACGAAAAACCCGTTCGTGAGCTCTATGACGATGCGGTGCCGGTGGGCATCGTAGCACGCTGAGGCCGCGCGCGGCGACCCGGTCTTGAATCGTCTAGCCATGAATCTCTCTCCAACGCTTCAGCAGTAGCGCCGTGTGCTCGGTGACGATCTGCTCGGCCTTTCGCACGTCTCTTGGCTTCATGCCATCAACCCGCATCGTTGTCTGGCACTTGCGTTCCTGTACCAGTTGAATGACCGCAATCCCGTCGGCATTTACCACATGCACGTGAGGGGGCGGATGTTCGCGCGGCGGAAACAGAACGAGAACGCGGAAGCCGCCGAGACGCAGCACAGCCGGCATGATATATAACCCAACGGTTGGGTTTATACAAGAGAGGAACGTCGGGTCGCGCATGATCCGTTCTGCGCGCGACGCGATCGGACCATGACCCAAAGAGGCGCGGGGAGGCATACGATCGCTCGGTGCCCCCGCGTTAACTTGCTAGGCCATGCTCGTCGACGTCGCCCTCCCGTTGCCGCTCTTCCGCAACTTCACCTACGAAGTCGACGACGCCGACGCGCAGCGCGCGCGCATCGGGATGCGCGCGGTCGTGCCATTCCGCACGCACAAGGAAGTCGGCATCATCGTCGGAGTCGGCGAGCCGAAGGAAGGCGTCAAGCCAAAACGCGTCCAGGCGCTCCCTGACGCCGAGCCCGTGATGAGCGAGCGCATGCTCGCGCTCGCGCGCTGGCTCTCCGAGTACTACATCGTCCCGCTCGGACTCGCGCTTCGAAGCATGCTGCCCGCCGCGCTCTCGTCGCATGCGACGCCCGAACCCGTGCGCCGCACGCGCCGTGTCGCCGAGTTGCGGCGCGATCTGCCGTCGCTCATTCACCGTGAGCGAATCTTCGCGCGCGCGCCGCAGCAGCGCGCACTCTTCGAGCTCATCGAGTCGCTCGGCGGACGCGTCGCGGTCGAGCATCTCACCGATCGACTGAGCTTCTCGCCGTCGGTGCTCAAGGCGCTCGTCGCGCGCGGCATCGTGTCGGTCGAAACCGAAGTCATCTCGCGCGATCCATTCGCGTGGCGCGCGGTGCAAGCGGCGGCGCGGCACGAACCGTCGGCGGCGCAACGCGACGCGATCAATCGCCTGCACACCGGCGCTCCCGGTGAGGTGTTCCTGCTGCACGGCGTCACGGGCAGCGGAAAGACGCTCGTCTACATCGAGTTGCTGCGCCGCGTGGTGCTGGAGCAGGGGAAGTCGGCGATCGTGCTGGTGCCGGAGATCGCGTTGACGCCGCAGACGGTGGATCGTTTTCGCGCCGTGTTCGGCGACGAGATCGCCGTGCTGCACAGCGCGTTGAGCGACGGCGAGCGATACGACGAATGGCTCGCCCTGCGCGAGGGACGCAAGCGCATCGCCGTCGGCGCACGCTCCGCCATCTTCGCGCCGCTCGCCAACCTCGGCGCCATCGTCGTGGATGAGGAGCACGAGTCGAGCTACAAGCAGGGCGAGACGCCGCGCTATCACGCTCGCGAAGTCGCGATCGTTCGCGCGCGCGCCGAGGGCGCGATCGTGGTGCTCGGCAGCGCGACACCGAGCCTCGAGAGCTGGACCAACGCGCACGGCGGAAAGTATCAGTTGCTCGAGCTGCCCGATCGTGTCGGCGCGGGCAAGCTGCCGAAAGTCGACGTGATCGATCGCCGCGACGCCGGCAAGGCGAAGCGAGAAGCCGAGGACGCGGGTTCCTGGCTGCGGCTCGTGATCAGC
This genomic interval carries:
- a CDS encoding DUF4160 domain-containing protein, with the translated sequence MRDPTFLSCINPTVGLYIMPAVLRLGGFRVLVLFPPREHPPPHVHVVNADGIAVIQLVQERKCQTTMRVDGMKPRDVRKAEQIVTEHTALLLKRWREIHG
- the priA gene encoding primosomal protein N'; protein product: MLVDVALPLPLFRNFTYEVDDADAQRARIGMRAVVPFRTHKEVGIIVGVGEPKEGVKPKRVQALPDAEPVMSERMLALARWLSEYYIVPLGLALRSMLPAALSSHATPEPVRRTRRVAELRRDLPSLIHRERIFARAPQQRALFELIESLGGRVAVEHLTDRLSFSPSVLKALVARGIVSVETEVISRDPFAWRAVQAAARHEPSAAQRDAINRLHTGAPGEVFLLHGVTGSGKTLVYIELLRRVVLEQGKSAIVLVPEIALTPQTVDRFRAVFGDEIAVLHSALSDGERYDEWLALREGRKRIAVGARSAIFAPLANLGAIVVDEEHESSYKQGETPRYHAREVAIVRARAEGAIVVLGSATPSLESWTNAHGGKYQLLELPDRVGAGKLPKVDVIDRRDAGKAKREAEDAGSWLRLVISEELERALSDRLQKKEQSILLLNRRGYASFVQCGACGFVETCPNCSISLTYHRTPERLICHYCQHAQPLRDVCPQCAGTVLRQRGLGTQQVERLLADRFSSARIARMDVDTTSGKWAHAEILDRVASGEVDILLGTQMIAKGLDFPNVTLVGVVDADVGINLPDFRASERCFQLLSQVAGRAGRGPKGGRVFIQTRVPDHHAVRCAVSHDYHTFARLELDGRVTPAYPPNVRLANVVFSGKTEAGTAALATAATTWLHGLLRKRPMAGLSIIGPAPCPVERIKNRWRWHVLLKAERAADLTRLGRYFLERFPVPKDGEMRVTLDRDPVALL